A window of Microbispora hainanensis genomic DNA:
TCGGTCTCGAAGACGGCGCTCGGCGGGCAGTGGAGCTGCACCAGGTCGAGCGTGTCGACGCCCAGGTTGGCCCGGGAGCGGTCGGTCCAGGCGCGGAAGTTGTCCAGCGTGTAGACGTCGGGCGTCTGCTGCACCCTGCGGCCCATCTTGGTGGCCACGGTCAGGCCGGGCCGCTCCTTGATGAGCTTCCCGATGATCTTCTCGCTGCGGCCGTCGCCGTACACGTCGGCCGTGTCGATGAGGGTGGTCCCCGCGTCGACCGCGGCGTTGAGAGTGGCCAACGCGTCGGCCTCGCTCACCTCGCCCCAGTCGGCCCCGAGCTGCCACGCTCCCAGCCCGACCACGCCGACCTGCCTGCCCGTCCTGCCCAACACGCGCTGTTCCATGGGGTCTGATCGTAGCGGGGCACTTCAGGCGGAGGCCGATCCACCCGCCAGATGGTGCACGAACCAGTCGCGGGCGAGCCTTGCGACCGTCTCCAGCGCGCCCGGCTCCTCGAACAGGTGCGTGGCGCCCGGCACGATCTCCAGCCGGACCGGCGCTGTCATCGCCCGCATCGCCTCCCTGTTGAGGTCGAGGACGACGGAGTCACGCCCCCCTACGATCAACAGCGTCGGCTGGCGCACCGAGCGGAGCGCGCCTCCCGCGAGGTCGGGCCTGCCGCCCCGGGACACCACCGCCCTGACCAGGCCGGGCCGCGTCGCCGCGGCGACGAGCGCGGCGGCGGCGCCCGTGCTCGCGCCGAACAGGCCGACGGGCAGGCCGCCGACGACCTCGTCCTCGGGCAGCCGGTCGGCCAGCGCGCCCACCCGGTCGGCGAGCAGGCCGATGTCGAAGCGCAGGTGGCCGGTGAACGCGTCGACGCGTTCCTCCTCCACGGTGAGCAGGTCGGCCAGGACGGTGGCCAGCCCGGCCCGCTGCAACTCCCTGGCGACGTATCGGTTGCGCGGGCTGTGCCGGCCGCTTCCGCTGCCGTGGGCGAACAGCACCGCTCCCCTGGCATCCCTGGGGACCGCCACGTCGGCGTCGAGCACGACGTCGCCGACCGGCATCCGTACGCTGAGTTCCACATCGCTCATGACGCCCGCCCCCCTCGGCCGTGCCCGGCTCGGCGGCGCCGTACGACATCAGGATGACGCCGCACAACCAGGACAGCGCTGGACAATCGGGGGCCGTACCCCGGGCCGGCCCAGACAAACCGGGACAACTCTCGGCAAACCAGGAACGACGCGTCAGGCGCGGCGTGAGCGCAGCGCCTTGAGCACCCGCACGCCGCCGTCCTCCCCGGCGCGCGCGCCGTCCACCAGGCGCCGGTATTCCTCCGACTCCATGGGACACAGCGCGATGCGTCCGTCCCGGTCGAACAGCAGGCCCCAGCCGTGTCTCTTCGCCAGCGGCGACGACCTCAGGCACGCCTGGGGACGGGAGAAGAACTCCTTCCTGAGCTCCGCGCGCCGCTCGGCGGGCAGGTCCGCCGACAGGTCCTGACGGCGCAGCCAGGTCTCGAACAGCACGTCCTCCTGCGTCAGGCCGTACGGCGCGCCGGAGATCAGCTCGTACTGGAGGACGGCGACGGTGGGTTTGCCGCCTCGGCCCCGGGGCACCTCCGCGGCGGTCACCGGGCAGTCGTCGGCGACCGCGATGAGCGTCGAGTAGTAGTTCAGATCCTCGGGCATGGCTCCACTATGCCCGAGGAGATCGCCGGCTTTCCTCACTCCGGTCGCACATGGAAGACCTGCGGAGGGCCGCGGGCGGGCGGGGCTCCTCGATGAGACGCACCTCTTCCGGCAGCCCGTCCACGTGCACCTCGCCGCTGTCCTCCCGGGCCTCCAGGTCGACCCGGGTGCCGGCGATCGGGAAGCCGGAGATGCGCAGCTCCCCGAATCCCTTGGGCAGCACCGGCGCGATCCACACCCTGCGGCTCGGCACCCACGGGTCGACGCGGAGCAGGAGCCGCAGAAGCTGGATCGGCGTGGCCGAGGCCCAGGCTTGCGGCGAGCACGAGGTCGGGTAGGGCACCGGCAGGTCGAACTCCGCCCTGTCGAACCCGCAGAAGAGCTCGGGCAACCGGTCGCCGAAGGCGCGGGCGGCGTCGAGCAGGCCGGTGGCGATGCGCTGGGCCTCCTCCACGAACCCGTAGCGCATGAGCCCGGACGCCACGAGCGCGCTGTCGTGCGGCCAGACGGACCCGTTGTGATAGCTCATCGGGTTGTACGCGCCCATGTCGGAGGCGAGGGTGCGGATGCCGAAGCCGGAGAACATCCGGGGCGACAGCAGGTGCCCGGCCACGGCCGGGGCCTTGTCGCGGTCGACGATCCCGGACCACAGGCAGTGGCCCATGTTGGAGGCGAGCGCGTCGATCGGGCGGCCCTCGTGATCGAGCCCGACGGCGAAGTAGCCGCGGTCGGGCAGCCAGAACCGTTCGTTGAACCGGGCGCGCAGCTCCGCGGCCCGTTGCCGGTAGAGCTGCTCGGTCTCGGTGTCGCGCGCCTCCTTGGCGAAGTAGTGGCGGGCGATGTAGGCGGCGTAGACGTATCCCTGCACCTCGGCGAGGGCGATGGGCGGCCGCGCGATCGTGCCGTCGGCGAAGTTGATGCCGTCGAAGGAGTCCTTCCAGCCCTGGTTGAGCAGGCCCTGGTCGGTCTTGCGCTGGTACCACAGGAACCCGTCGCGCATGCCGTACCGCTCGATCCACTCCAGCGCGGCGTCGGCGTGCGGGATCAGCCGCTCCACCGCCGCCCGGTGCAGGCCCCAGCGGCGCAGCTCGCCGAGAAGGATGACGAACAGCGGGCTGGCGTCGACCGAGCCGTAGTAGGCGTGCCCGGCGGCCGACCTGTCGTCCTTCCTGGCGCCGTAGCGCAGCTCGTGCATGATCTTGCCGGGCTCCTCCTCGGTCAACGGGTCGACCTTGGTGCCCTGCAGGGCGGCCAGCCGTCCCAGCGTGCCGTGCGCCAGCTCGGGATCGAGCGGCAGGGCCATCCACGAGCTGAGCAGCGAGTCGCGGCCGAACAGCGTCATGAACCAGGGCGCCCCGGCGGCGACGGTGGGCGGCAGCTCCGGTTGCCCGGGATCGAACAGCCGCAGTGCGCCGAGGTCCTTCTGCGACTGACGCAGGATTCCCGCCAGCGCGGTGTTGGTCGTCGTCACCTTGGGCAGGCGCTTGTCCCACTCGAAGAGCTGACCGGCCCGCTGGACCAGCGCGGGCGACAACTGCTTCTCGGTGTACCACGGCTCGGTCTCGATCCCGTCGATGATCGGGTTGGCCTGCACGCAGCCCGCCCACTCGCCGCGCGCCGGCACCACCACGCGGAAGACGAGCAGGCGCGGGTTGATCATCGGCAGCACGGGGGTGCCGTCGGCCTTGGCGATCACCCGCACTCCCCTGGCCTTGCTGCCCGAGAACATGCGCAGCGACCGCTCGTCCGCGACGGTGGTCACGTCGGCCACCCAGTGCACCCGGTGGGTCTTCACCTCGAACAGGTCGCACACGTCGGAGCCGATGTGCAGGGTCACCATGCAGCCGGCCGGCTCGTGGGACATGTTGCGGATGGTGATGTCCTCCGACAGCCCGCCGCCGACGTACCGGTCGCGCACGATCAGCAGCGTGCTCTCGGCCTGCCCCGGCCGCGGCGATGTCCGGCCGACGAAGGTCGCGTGGTACGGCTCGCCCGCGAGGACCTGGAGCTCCTCGATCGGGCTGTCGTCGACGCGCAGCTCCCAGTGGGACAGCAGCCGGGTGTCGGCGTAGTAGATCCCCTGCGCCGACCCGGGCAGGATGTCGCCGTTGCGGGCCGACACGCAGAACGATCCCCCGGCCACGAGTGTCATGGCCCCGCCGATGGCGCTGGGCTGTCCCTCGAACGTCCATCCGCTCGTCATGCCGATCACCCCGGCCCCCGGTGGCTGTTCCGACGGTGCCCTCATACCCGGAGGTGGCGCGAATTTTCGCCTGATATGCGGCCTTGTTTCCGTATCCAGTGATCCAGAGGGGTTTACTCGGCCATGACCCGGCGTTTCCTACCCTTCCGCCATGCACAGGTGGATGAGCTCGGAGGGACATGAGGTAGACGTGGTCGTCATCGAGGGCCGCGCCCTGCTGCGCGTGCGACACCTGGGCTACCACATCGGCTACTGCGCCTCCGTCGCGGAGGTGGCGGCCCACCTCGATCTCGCCGACCTGGTGGAGGTCGTCGACCTGCCTCACGCCGCCAGGGGCCGTGGACACGGATGACCCGTGGACAAGGATGAGGGGTGAGCCGGACAGGCTCACCCCTCCCTCTGATCACCGCGTCGCCTCACCGCGGCGCGGACGCTCAGTCCTCCCAGCCCGGCATGTTCCAGAAGCTGTCGGCGGCGGCCGGCTTGGGCTGTGCCTTGGCCTGGGCCTTGGCCGGGGCCTTGGCCGGGGCCTTGGGCTTGGCCTTCGCGGTGGTCTTCGCCTTGCCGGCCTGCGGCATGCCCCAGCCCGGCATCATCCCGCGCACCCAGGCGTCGGCGGCCTCGTCGTCGTCGGCCTTCGACGGCTTACCCGCGAGGTCGTTGCCGGACATCTTGGTAATCGTCGGCTGGTTGGACGTGGGGCGAAGGAAGACGTCCTGCGGCGAGCCCTGGCCGCTGTTCCCCTTGGCGGGCATCGTGAACATGGAGCCCGGCTGCGATCCGCTCACCTGGTTCCCGTTCGCGCCGGCCAGCGGGCCGCCTCCGGCGGGATTTCCGACCGGCTGCGTGCCGGCCTGCCGGCCCTGGGCCGTGTCGCCGCCCGGCGCCTGCCTGCTCTGGTCGTTCGCCGCCGGTCCGCTCGCCCGATCCTCGGCCTCGTCGTCCGCCGGGAAGAACGGGCCGACCTTCGCGCCCTTGTCCAGGATGTCCAGGCTCTTGGACGCGACGACGTCGGGCTCCTCCGGGTGGTTCATCGCCATGGCGGCGATCTGCTTGCCGGGCGACATCGGCTCCTTGGCGGACAGCGGAGCCGGGTCCGCGGGAGCGGGGCCGGAAAGCAGGGCCGCAGCGAGTACGGCAGTACAAAGAGGCATGAGAATTTCCCCCGAAATCTCGTGGACGGTACAAGAACGAAGGTAAGCGCACGATGCCGGGCCATCACGGACCCGATGCTCAGTGTCCGGTCAAATAAGAGGATCAGCCGCTTCAGGACATAGACTCCCAGCTCACCCCCTGCTTCGCTCATTACGGAAATGACCGCGCCATGCTCCAAGTGCCCGTACGGCAATGCATGCGGTGAAATCGCGCGGCGAGAGACCGGGGAAGAGGCGGGAGAAGGCGGGGAAGCGGCCCGGGGACGGCGTGAAGGACACAGGGAAACCGCGAAAAACGGAACGGGGGCGAGCCGTGAGCGGCTCACCCCCGTGAAGGCTGTTTCCGTACGACGGCCGATCACCTCGGCATGAGAACCTTGTCGACCGCGTAGATGGTGGCGTTGCTCGTCGCGATGTTTCCGCAGGTCACAGTGGCGTCGTTGACCTTGAGCGTGGAGTCGGACCCCGTGACGGTGAGCTTGCGCCCCTCGAGAGTGGTGAGCTCGCCGTGCATGTCCGCGGGCGCCTTGCGCCCCTTGACCACGTGGTAGGCCAGCAGCCCCCGGAGCGACTTGCGGTTCTTCATCAGCTGGTCGAGCTGGCTCTTCGGGATCTTGTTGAACGCGTCGTTCGTCGGCGCGAACACCGTGATGTCCTGGGCGGAGTTGAGCGTCTCCACCAGGCCGGCCTTCTTCACCACGCGCGCCAGCGTGGAAAGCAGCGGGACGTCGGAGATCGCGGTGCCGACGGGCACCTTGGCCAGCTCTGCGGGGCTGCCCTTGCCCGAGGCCGGCAGCGAGGAGCAGCCCGCGCCGACGGGCGTTCCGGAGACGGACGGAGACGCGGACCCCGACGCGGTGGGGCTCTCGCTCGCCTCCGCGCTGGGAGTCTCGCTGGTCATGTCCGTCGCGGTCTCGTTGGCCGCGACCGGAGCGGGATTGCCGCCGCCCTGGCCGCCGCACGCCGCGGACATGGAAAGCGCCGCGGTCAGGGCGGCAAGGGCGAGCAGACGGGTATTCATGATCGTGTTTCCTTAGTCGTGGAAAGGTCGTTGCTGGGTGGTTGGTCGGGTGCGTGATGAGACACGGGACGGGCGCACCGATCGGTCCCGGGGACCGGACGCGGTGCCCGGCGTGCCACCCGCACGACCGTCCGCGCCGTCGGCGACCCCTGTGGACGGCGACACCGGAAGAGCCCGCCACACGGGCTCAGGACCGGTGTGGCGGGCCGTTCTGACGGGCCGGTCACACGGGCCTCTTCCGTCAGGCCGTCTGGGGTTGGCTCACTAGCGCGGCCGCTGATGCTGGCGGGGCCTGGTGACCGGCTTCTTGCGCGCCGTCTTCGGCTGGGCCGCCTTCTGCTCCGCCTGCGGCAGCGGATAGATCCTGGTCGACTGGACGCCCTGCACCGGGCCGAAGGTGAACGGCTGCGGCGCCTGTGCGTTCGAGCCGGAAGCGACGACTGGCCGGATGAAGACGTCGCGTGTCTTGGGATCGATCACCGGGACGTACTTGGTCGTGGTCTCTCCATCGGCCTCCGTGCCCTCGATCGTGACCGGCGAGCGGGGAGCCGTGGCGCTGTCGTCGCGCTCGCCCTCCGTCCCGCTGGGGGTCATCCATGGCGGCGCCTGGGGAATGGTGGACGAGGGTCCCCCGGCCTGCGGCACCATGGCGGGCAGGGTCGCGAATTGCGGCCGGCCCGTGGACGGCGACGCGGCGTTGGTGTTGTCCGTGGTTGCCCTCGTACCGGGCGGTGCCGGGTCCGGCGGCACGGCGGCCGGCCCGGAAAGCAGGGCGGCGGCCAGTACGGCTGTGCAGAGAGGCATGAGACTCCCCCGAGGTCATGGATGGTACGAGCACGACGGTAAGCGCCGCACCGGGGAGTGATCACGCATCCGACGACCAATGTCCGGTCAAGCATGATGATCGGGCGCTTCACCCGTAAAGATCCCATCAGTCCCGCGAGCGGCCTCGGCACGGCCGTGGAGAGGGCCGGAGCGGGACGGGCAGCGGGGCCCGTAGGGTGCCGTTTCCTCACGGGACCCGCGGGTGAGGGGGCCGGACGGGCTCGCCGGCGCACCGCCGCTTCGCCCGCGGTCTCACTCGGGCAGCCTGACCTCGATCGGCACCACGATCGGCGGACACTGGGGCGGGTGCGGCACGGGCCGCCGCTCGAAGTAGTGCTCCAGGGCCTGCCGCAGCCGGTCGAGCGCCTCGTCGACCGAATGCCCCTCGCAGGCGACCTCGACCTGAACGCACCGCGCACAGTACAGGCCGTCGTCCTCGGGGGTGACGGTCGCGGTCAGCCGCACGGTCCGTCCCATGCTCCCACCGTGCGCGGTGACGGGCCGAGGTAATCCCGGCACCCGGGCAACAGTACGGAGATCCCCCGCCCGATCGGCTCGGCGACCTATGCGCTTCGCGCCGATTTTGCCTGATAGAGAGGCATTTCGGTGGCCAGTCGCGAGGCGGGCGGGCTTCCTCGGGTAGGGCCGGGCCCATGGGCAAGAAGGACAAGAAGGAAGAGCCGTCGGCGGGCGACGAGGTCACCTGGAAGAGCCACGGCGGCGAGGCGGCCGGCAAGGTCGAGAAGAAGATCACCGAGCGTACGGAGGAGGCGGGCCGCACCGTGGCCGCCTCGCCCGAGGACCCGCAGTTCCTCGTACGTAGCGACAAGAGCGGTGGGACGGCGGTGCACAAGCCGTCGGCCCTGCATCCGAAGGAGTGACGTGACCGCCGACAGGAAGCAGACCGCCGCCGAGTTCGGTGAGGCGGTCAACATGTCCGCGGACGAACTGGAGCGATGGCTGCGCGAGGAGCCGTCGAAGGCGGTCGGCGACAAGCCGGACGGCGGCGAGTCGACGGGCCGCGAGTCCGGCCGGCACATCGTCGCCATCCTCCGCAAGAAGACGAGCGAGCTGGACGACGAGGACTACGCCCACATGCGCAAGGTCGTCGGATATGTCCGCCGGCACCTGGCCCAGCGCCCCTCGGGCGACGTGCGGGACACCCGCTGGCGATACTCCCTCATGAACTGGGGCCACGACCCGCTGAAATAGCGCCTTCGAACGGCCAGGTCCGCCGCCCCGGGGGTACGCAGGCACCTCACCTCGTGCCGCCAGGTGCACGACGGGCGGTCCGCGACGCCGGGTCCCCCGCGTGCCGACGCGAGGTGCCCTGCGGCAGGTCCGCGACCGGGTTCGCGAACGTGCCGCCGCGCGTTACCGCCAGGTGCACCACAGCCGGTCCGTGACGCCCGGTTCGCGG
This region includes:
- a CDS encoding DUF2945 domain-containing protein, whose product is MGKKDKKEEPSAGDEVTWKSHGGEAAGKVEKKITERTEEAGRTVAASPEDPQFLVRSDKSGGTAVHKPSALHPKE
- a CDS encoding fasciclin domain-containing protein; the protein is MNTRLLALAALTAALSMSAACGGQGGGNPAPVAANETATDMTSETPSAEASESPTASGSASPSVSGTPVGAGCSSLPASGKGSPAELAKVPVGTAISDVPLLSTLARVVKKAGLVETLNSAQDITVFAPTNDAFNKIPKSQLDQLMKNRKSLRGLLAYHVVKGRKAPADMHGELTTLEGRKLTVTGSDSTLKVNDATVTCGNIATSNATIYAVDKVLMPR
- a CDS encoding DUF6157 family protein gives rise to the protein MPEDLNYYSTLIAVADDCPVTAAEVPRGRGGKPTVAVLQYELISGAPYGLTQEDVLFETWLRRQDLSADLPAERRAELRKEFFSRPQACLRSSPLAKRHGWGLLFDRDGRIALCPMESEEYRRLVDGARAGEDGGVRVLKALRSRRA
- a CDS encoding type II toxin-antitoxin system HicB family antitoxin — protein: MGRTVRLTATVTPEDDGLYCARCVQVEVACEGHSVDEALDRLRQALEHYFERRPVPHPPQCPPIVVPIEVRLPE
- a CDS encoding DUF3140 domain-containing protein; translation: MTADRKQTAAEFGEAVNMSADELERWLREEPSKAVGDKPDGGESTGRESGRHIVAILRKKTSELDDEDYAHMRKVVGYVRRHLAQRPSGDVRDTRWRYSLMNWGHDPLK
- a CDS encoding transposase; this translates as MHRWMSSEGHEVDVVVIEGRALLRVRHLGYHIGYCASVAEVAAHLDLADLVEVVDLPHAARGRGHG
- a CDS encoding dienelactone hydrolase family protein, coding for MSDVELSVRMPVGDVVLDADVAVPRDARGAVLFAHGSGSGRHSPRNRYVARELQRAGLATVLADLLTVEEERVDAFTGHLRFDIGLLADRVGALADRLPEDEVVGGLPVGLFGASTGAAAALVAAATRPGLVRAVVSRGGRPDLAGGALRSVRQPTLLIVGGRDSVVLDLNREAMRAMTAPVRLEIVPGATHLFEEPGALETVARLARDWFVHHLAGGSASA
- a CDS encoding glycogen debranching N-terminal domain-containing protein, whose product is MTSGWTFEGQPSAIGGAMTLVAGGSFCVSARNGDILPGSAQGIYYADTRLLSHWELRVDDSPIEELQVLAGEPYHATFVGRTSPRPGQAESTLLIVRDRYVGGGLSEDITIRNMSHEPAGCMVTLHIGSDVCDLFEVKTHRVHWVADVTTVADERSLRMFSGSKARGVRVIAKADGTPVLPMINPRLLVFRVVVPARGEWAGCVQANPIIDGIETEPWYTEKQLSPALVQRAGQLFEWDKRLPKVTTTNTALAGILRQSQKDLGALRLFDPGQPELPPTVAAGAPWFMTLFGRDSLLSSWMALPLDPELAHGTLGRLAALQGTKVDPLTEEEPGKIMHELRYGARKDDRSAAGHAYYGSVDASPLFVILLGELRRWGLHRAAVERLIPHADAALEWIERYGMRDGFLWYQRKTDQGLLNQGWKDSFDGINFADGTIARPPIALAEVQGYVYAAYIARHYFAKEARDTETEQLYRQRAAELRARFNERFWLPDRGYFAVGLDHEGRPIDALASNMGHCLWSGIVDRDKAPAVAGHLLSPRMFSGFGIRTLASDMGAYNPMSYHNGSVWPHDSALVASGLMRYGFVEEAQRIATGLLDAARAFGDRLPELFCGFDRAEFDLPVPYPTSCSPQAWASATPIQLLRLLLRVDPWVPSRRVWIAPVLPKGFGELRISGFPIAGTRVDLEAREDSGEVHVDGLPEEVRLIEEPRPPAALRRSSMCDRSEESRRSPRA